A genomic stretch from Bradyrhizobium quebecense includes:
- a CDS encoding transglycosylase SLT domain-containing protein yields the protein MPAAIRVAAVSAALVVLLPLANVSYQIIRKPTELFFFVGTALDKEPADTWRQYGAHFRSSSTDAIAPELLAALAQTESSGNPVARTYWRWRPTWNPLAIYKPASSAVGLYQMTDPAFAEANNYCIREHAVVTTDCWFNGLYIRTLPGHATELAAIYLDRNVASVLAAVPKNTASPQQKQDLAALIHLCGTGPGRAFVRRGFRPAAGEQCGDHLVAAYIAKVNEMKRRFQKLAANDGS from the coding sequence ATGCCGGCCGCGATTCGGGTTGCGGCCGTCAGTGCGGCGCTTGTCGTGCTCCTTCCGCTGGCCAACGTCTCCTATCAGATCATCCGCAAGCCGACCGAGCTGTTCTTTTTCGTCGGCACGGCGCTGGACAAGGAGCCGGCGGACACGTGGCGACAGTACGGAGCACACTTCCGTTCGTCTTCCACCGACGCCATCGCGCCCGAGCTCCTGGCTGCGCTGGCCCAGACCGAGAGCTCCGGCAATCCGGTGGCGCGCACCTATTGGCGCTGGCGACCGACCTGGAATCCGCTCGCGATATACAAGCCCGCCTCGAGCGCCGTCGGCCTGTATCAGATGACAGACCCGGCGTTTGCGGAGGCGAATAACTATTGCATCCGCGAGCACGCGGTCGTCACCACGGACTGCTGGTTCAATGGCCTCTATATTCGCACGCTACCGGGTCACGCCACGGAGCTCGCAGCGATATACCTGGACCGCAATGTCGCCAGCGTTCTCGCTGCGGTACCGAAGAACACCGCCAGTCCCCAGCAGAAGCAGGATCTCGCCGCGCTCATCCATCTCTGCGGCACCGGCCCCGGACGAGCCTTCGTGCGCCGCGGGTTCCGGCCTGCCGCGGGCGAACAATGCGGCGACCACCTCGTCGCGGCATACATTGCGAAGGTCAACGAGATGAAACGCCGATTTCAGAAGCTTGCGGCAAACGATGGGAGTTGA
- a CDS encoding enoyl-CoA hydratase/isomerase family protein — MPEIGFGAYPQFSGPGAQIQLTAKRAAWLVLTAQRIDGRTAESWGMVNRSVPLAGLMDEAERLAKAVSAFDPVVLSESKRALDVIPATISGWRQAFEHGLSTNARIRSSSAAQAEGFTRFSAGERNPGQGRST; from the coding sequence ATGCCGGAGATCGGCTTCGGTGCCTATCCGCAATTCTCTGGGCCAGGTGCCCAAATCCAGCTCACTGCCAAGCGCGCGGCCTGGTTGGTACTGACGGCCCAGCGGATCGATGGCCGCACGGCTGAGAGCTGGGGCATGGTCAATCGCTCTGTGCCGCTCGCCGGGTTGATGGACGAGGCCGAACGCCTGGCAAAAGCCGTCAGCGCATTCGATCCCGTCGTATTGTCCGAAAGCAAGCGCGCGCTGGACGTAATCCCGGCAACAATCTCCGGCTGGCGCCAGGCTTTTGAGCACGGCCTGTCGACCAATGCGCGTATCCGCTCATCGAGTGCGGCTCAGGCCGAGGGCTTCACTCGATTCTCGGCAGGCGAACGGAATCCCGGCCAGGGTCGATCGACATAG
- a CDS encoding threonine/serine exporter family protein has translation MLGHAARWALISLAGANVATGALVACILVSIVVAPVVDRLHLPFAALGFSAVVSMMPGFFLFEAASAMVELVSLGPHAPVTLLMSIAANGATAFLVILAMTFGLILPRMLLEHFLTPTV, from the coding sequence GTGCTCGGACATGCGGCACGCTGGGCGCTGATCTCGCTCGCGGGAGCGAATGTCGCGACCGGAGCGCTCGTTGCCTGTATTCTGGTCAGTATCGTGGTCGCACCGGTCGTGGACCGCCTGCATCTCCCCTTCGCTGCACTGGGCTTTTCAGCGGTCGTTTCGATGATGCCAGGCTTCTTCTTATTCGAGGCCGCGAGCGCCATGGTCGAGTTGGTTTCGCTGGGGCCACATGCTCCGGTAACTCTCCTGATGAGCATCGCGGCCAATGGTGCCACGGCGTTTCTGGTCATTTTGGCCATGACCTTCGGGCTGATCTTGCCGCGGATGCTGCTTGAGCACTTCCTCACCCCGACTGTCTGA
- a CDS encoding YeeE/YedE family protein: protein MLSPSTIAFACGLAAGAVLGVAGRAGRFCTLAMLEDAFFGADYRRLKSFALAAAVALLATQALAEFGIVDLSRSIYLTASIGLGGAIIGGLMFGVGMALVGTCGFGSLVRVGGGDLRAIVVFLVLGLSALATMRGVTGMLRVLFVEPLSLRLGEGTNQALTSILCPGAGAATRAILVASIATALVVWALADGKLIRSPRLLVSGFAVGGAIAFGWFATGWLADDEFDPIRVSSLTFVAPLGDSILYVATFSGARLNFGIGSVAGVVAGSFAAAMLARGFRWEACDDARELKRHMIGALLMGVGGIMSMGCTIGQGLTAFSTLAVSAPITLLAIACGARLGLEFTMTGEWLPVVRRLFGPST, encoded by the coding sequence ATGCTGAGCCCTTCGACCATAGCGTTTGCATGCGGGCTTGCCGCCGGCGCCGTGCTCGGCGTTGCTGGCCGTGCGGGCCGCTTCTGCACGCTCGCGATGCTCGAGGATGCGTTCTTCGGAGCGGATTATCGTCGGCTGAAATCCTTTGCACTCGCTGCGGCCGTGGCGCTGCTTGCGACGCAAGCGCTCGCCGAATTCGGCATCGTCGATCTGTCGCGGTCGATCTATCTCACAGCATCGATCGGCTTGGGCGGTGCGATCATCGGAGGGCTAATGTTCGGCGTCGGCATGGCGCTGGTCGGCACCTGCGGCTTCGGCTCGCTGGTGCGCGTCGGCGGCGGCGATCTGCGCGCCATCGTCGTCTTTCTCGTGCTCGGCCTGTCGGCGCTCGCAACCATGCGCGGCGTGACGGGAATGCTCCGTGTGCTGTTCGTCGAGCCCTTGTCCCTGCGGCTGGGCGAGGGTACCAATCAGGCGCTGACATCAATACTTTGTCCCGGTGCTGGCGCTGCAACACGTGCGATCCTCGTCGCTTCCATCGCAACCGCACTCGTCGTTTGGGCGCTCGCAGACGGCAAACTCATCCGATCGCCGAGACTGCTTGTGTCCGGGTTTGCCGTCGGAGGTGCGATCGCGTTCGGTTGGTTCGCGACCGGGTGGCTGGCGGATGACGAGTTTGATCCCATCCGTGTCAGTTCGCTGACCTTTGTCGCGCCGCTCGGCGATAGCATCCTCTATGTTGCCACCTTCTCCGGCGCGCGGCTGAATTTCGGCATCGGCTCGGTCGCCGGCGTGGTCGCGGGCTCGTTTGCCGCGGCGATGCTTGCGCGCGGCTTCCGCTGGGAGGCTTGCGACGACGCCCGCGAATTGAAGCGTCACATGATTGGCGCGCTGCTGATGGGCGTCGGCGGCATAATGTCGATGGGATGCACCATCGGACAGGGCCTTACTGCATTCTCGACGCTGGCGGTTTCAGCCCCGATCACGCTACTGGCGATCGCGTGCGGCGCGCGACTAGGGCTGGAATTTACGATGACCGGCGAATGGCTGCCTGTAGTGCGAAGGCTATTCGGACCTTCGACCTAG
- a CDS encoding ArsR/SmtB family transcription factor, whose amino-acid sequence MTLPKLKEIEGSAELEQMIEKAREASDMLKALSHESRLLLLCILAEGEKSVTELEQFLGERQSTVSQQLARLRLDRLVTTRRDGKAIYYSLASEDVRKILTAVYDVFCEPVRRRRR is encoded by the coding sequence ATGACATTGCCGAAGCTGAAGGAGATCGAGGGCTCCGCCGAACTCGAGCAGATGATCGAGAAGGCGCGCGAGGCGAGCGACATGCTCAAGGCGTTGTCGCATGAGTCCCGGTTGCTGCTACTCTGCATCCTCGCCGAGGGCGAGAAATCGGTGACCGAGCTTGAGCAGTTCCTGGGCGAGCGGCAGTCGACCGTCTCGCAGCAGCTCGCGCGGCTGAGACTCGATCGGCTGGTGACGACCCGCCGCGACGGCAAGGCAATCTACTACAGCCTCGCCAGCGAGGACGTCCGCAAGATTCTCACCGCCGTCTACGACGTGTTCTGCGAGCCAGTTCGCCGGCGCCGCCGGTAA
- a CDS encoding thioredoxin: MNGIIALLAINVALALPATGSRAAELVMFERPGCVWCARFNAEIAPIYAKTEESQAAPLRRVDLNSPLPADLAGIDPGAFTPTFVVVKEGREIGRIRGYPGDAFFFGLLDRILSQTGAEPAKS, encoded by the coding sequence TTGAACGGAATCATCGCCCTGCTCGCAATCAATGTCGCGCTCGCGCTGCCCGCGACCGGTTCGCGCGCAGCCGAGCTCGTGATGTTCGAGCGGCCCGGCTGCGTGTGGTGCGCGCGCTTCAACGCCGAGATCGCGCCGATCTATGCCAAGACCGAGGAAAGCCAGGCCGCGCCGCTGCGCCGGGTCGACCTGAATAGCCCCCTGCCCGCTGATCTCGCCGGAATCGATCCTGGCGCCTTCACGCCGACCTTCGTCGTGGTAAAAGAGGGCCGTGAGATCGGGCGCATTCGCGGCTATCCGGGGGATGCCTTCTTCTTCGGCCTCTTGGACCGGATCCTGTCCCAAACAGGAGCGGAACCGGCCAAGTCGTGA
- a CDS encoding cytochrome c biogenesis CcdA family protein, translating to MTLDVTLGAAFVAGLFSFLSPCILPLVPPFLCYMAGVSVTDLSGGRPDLRPRILVSALAFVAGFSLVFVALGSTASIAGRFISAHLSTLGIVAGGLIIVMGLHFLGLLRIPLLYRSATVQVDNRPTGVAGAFVMGLAFAFGWTPCAGPILAAVLLMAGSEDTTGRGALLLLAYSVGTGIPFLIAAAFTGRFIAALGRARRHLGLVEKTMGVFLVATGLMFLTGLMPAVSEWLLERFPGLTSIG from the coding sequence ATGACCTTGGACGTCACGCTGGGTGCGGCCTTTGTCGCGGGGCTGTTTTCGTTTCTGTCGCCCTGCATCCTGCCCCTGGTCCCGCCCTTCCTTTGCTACATGGCCGGCGTATCGGTCACGGATCTGTCCGGAGGCAGGCCCGACCTGCGGCCGCGCATCCTGGTCTCCGCACTGGCTTTCGTGGCGGGCTTCTCGCTGGTGTTCGTAGCGCTCGGCTCGACCGCGTCGATCGCGGGGCGCTTCATCTCCGCGCATCTTTCGACCCTCGGCATAGTCGCGGGCGGCCTGATCATCGTCATGGGCCTGCATTTTCTGGGGCTGCTCAGGATTCCGCTGCTCTATCGCAGCGCGACTGTGCAGGTCGACAACCGGCCGACCGGCGTGGCGGGGGCCTTCGTCATGGGGCTGGCGTTCGCGTTCGGCTGGACACCCTGCGCAGGCCCCATTCTCGCCGCCGTCCTGCTGATGGCGGGATCGGAGGACACGACGGGACGAGGGGCGCTGCTGCTGCTGGCCTATTCGGTCGGGACCGGCATTCCCTTCCTGATCGCGGCCGCCTTCACCGGCAGGTTCATTGCAGCGCTTGGCCGCGCGCGTCGTCACCTCGGCCTGGTCGAGAAGACCATGGGCGTCTTCCTGGTCGCCACCGGTCTGATGTTCCTGACCGGCCTGATGCCCGCGGTTTCGGAATGGCTGCTGGAGCGATTCCCAGGACTCACCAGCATCGGCTGA
- a CDS encoding SoxW family protein: protein MPLRTPTRRGFLAIASGAALGIGRSEAVAEPALGEDGLYHEPWFLQSFLDLREDLESAAAGGKRLAVMWELRGCPYCRETHLVNLADTDITNYIRDNFEVLQLNLIGSRKVTDVDGQELSEKDLAQKYGIRFTPTLQFFPPSSAGIEAKDPMAREVMRAPGYLKPTHFLAMFRFVRERAYERGSFRDFFAANG, encoded by the coding sequence ATGCCGCTTCGTACGCCAACGCGGCGCGGTTTTCTCGCGATCGCATCCGGCGCCGCTCTGGGCATCGGCAGGAGCGAGGCTGTGGCCGAACCGGCGCTCGGGGAAGACGGGCTCTACCACGAGCCCTGGTTTCTGCAGAGCTTCCTCGATCTGCGCGAGGACCTCGAAAGCGCCGCCGCCGGCGGCAAGCGCCTCGCCGTCATGTGGGAGCTGCGCGGCTGTCCCTATTGCCGCGAGACGCATCTGGTGAATTTAGCCGATACCGACATCACCAACTACATCCGCGACAATTTCGAGGTGTTGCAGCTCAATCTGATCGGCTCCCGTAAGGTTACGGATGTCGACGGCCAGGAATTATCCGAGAAGGATCTCGCCCAGAAATACGGGATCAGGTTCACCCCGACGCTTCAGTTCTTTCCGCCGTCGTCGGCCGGTATCGAAGCAAAAGACCCTATGGCGCGGGAGGTTATGCGCGCACCGGGCTATCTCAAGCCGACGCATTTCCTGGCGATGTTTCGCTTCGTGCGGGAGCGGGCCTATGAGCGCGGCTCGTTCCGGGATTTCTTTGCCGCCAATGGCTAG
- the soxX gene encoding sulfur oxidation c-type cytochrome SoxX, whose protein sequence is MRRSLVAAFALCLLAGGVLAQQPAAEPIKLDIINDSLPKSLTGTPGNAEAGKKVFLTRTLGNCLACHQVTSLKSEEFHGEFGPSLDGVAGRYTEAQLRLIVADPKRIFTNTVMPAFFKNDGLSRVRGEFVGKSILTAAQVEDVIAFLKTLN, encoded by the coding sequence ATGCGGCGCTCGCTTGTAGCTGCGTTTGCACTGTGTCTGTTGGCCGGAGGCGTTCTTGCCCAGCAGCCGGCCGCGGAGCCGATCAAGCTCGACATCATCAATGACTCGCTCCCGAAGTCCTTGACCGGCACGCCCGGCAATGCCGAGGCGGGCAAGAAGGTGTTCCTGACGCGCACGCTCGGCAACTGCCTCGCCTGCCACCAGGTCACCAGCCTGAAATCCGAGGAATTCCACGGCGAGTTCGGTCCGTCGCTCGACGGCGTGGCCGGCCGCTATACCGAGGCGCAATTGCGCCTCATCGTCGCCGACCCCAAGCGCATCTTCACCAACACGGTCATGCCTGCGTTCTTCAAGAACGACGGCTTGAGCCGGGTGCGCGGCGAATTCGTCGGCAAATCGATTCTGACGGCTGCGCAGGTCGAGGACGTCATTGCTTTTCTCAAGACGCTGAACTGA
- the soxY gene encoding thiosulfate oxidation carrier protein SoxY, protein MKAINRRQAFALGGGFVMLTLMPMAADAEVTNDAAKWIEKFTSGKQPAKGKISLDLPEIAENGNTVPLSINIESPMTADSYVKEVIILADGNPNAGVATLSFTPLSGKAEASIRIRLATTQNVVAIAKMSDGSLFTEQKTVKVTIGGCGG, encoded by the coding sequence ATGAAAGCCATCAATCGACGGCAGGCATTTGCGCTCGGGGGCGGCTTTGTCATGCTGACCTTGATGCCCATGGCGGCCGATGCCGAAGTCACGAATGATGCGGCCAAGTGGATCGAGAAGTTCACCAGCGGCAAGCAACCCGCCAAGGGCAAGATTTCGCTCGACCTGCCGGAGATCGCGGAGAACGGCAACACGGTGCCGTTGTCGATCAACATCGAGAGCCCGATGACCGCGGACTCCTATGTCAAGGAGGTCATCATCCTCGCCGACGGCAACCCAAACGCGGGCGTTGCGACGCTGTCCTTCACGCCGCTATCGGGCAAGGCGGAAGCCTCGATCCGAATCCGGCTCGCGACCACGCAGAACGTGGTTGCGATCGCGAAGATGAGCGACGGTTCGCTGTTCACGGAGCAGAAGACTGTGAAAGTCACAATTGGCGGCTGCGGCGGCTAA
- the soxZ gene encoding thiosulfate oxidation carrier complex protein SoxZ produces MADKPRIKLPKEAAKGEVIQIKTLVSHVMESGQRKDAQGKTIPRKIINKFACEFNGKPVFACALEPAISANPYIQFDAKIDEAGTFKFSWTDDDGTVITAEEKIALKA; encoded by the coding sequence ATGGCAGACAAACCGCGCATCAAGCTTCCGAAGGAAGCTGCCAAGGGCGAGGTCATCCAGATCAAGACCCTGGTCTCGCATGTCATGGAATCCGGCCAGCGCAAGGACGCGCAGGGGAAGACCATTCCGCGCAAGATCATCAACAAGTTCGCCTGCGAGTTCAACGGCAAGCCGGTGTTCGCTTGCGCGCTCGAGCCGGCGATCTCGGCCAATCCCTACATCCAGTTCGATGCCAAGATCGACGAAGCCGGAACGTTCAAGTTCTCCTGGACGGACGACGACGGCACGGTGATCACCGCTGAAGAGAAGATCGCGCTCAAGGCGTGA
- the soxA gene encoding sulfur oxidation c-type cytochrome SoxA, with the protein MPVRYLGLAAVLAASVSVVTCASAQEAERKGIAAPPGHVFKTIISGYEFRSKETRALQDDDLENPGFLAVERAADAWKKAEGSAGKSCMSCHGEAETSMKGVGAAMPKWDDKLKKPVNLEQRINICRTENMKAEPWKFKSQELTDMTTFVRYQSHGMKVSVKTDGPMSPWFERGKQIYYTRYGQLDLACESCHERNNGKFMRADFLSQGQTNGFPTYRLRDQRLVPLHERFEGCMFDVRAEPFKPLSDEFIALELYVAWRGIGLPVETPSVRN; encoded by the coding sequence ATGCCGGTGCGATATCTCGGTCTCGCTGCTGTGCTTGCCGCCAGCGTATCGGTTGTGACCTGCGCGTCCGCGCAGGAGGCCGAGCGCAAGGGCATCGCGGCGCCGCCCGGCCACGTCTTCAAGACTATAATCTCCGGCTACGAGTTTCGCAGCAAGGAGACCCGAGCGCTACAGGACGACGATCTCGAAAATCCGGGCTTCCTCGCCGTGGAGCGTGCGGCGGATGCCTGGAAGAAGGCCGAGGGCAGCGCGGGCAAGTCCTGCATGAGCTGCCACGGCGAGGCCGAGACCAGCATGAAGGGCGTCGGAGCCGCCATGCCGAAATGGGATGACAAGCTGAAGAAGCCGGTCAATCTCGAGCAGCGCATCAACATCTGCCGCACCGAAAACATGAAGGCGGAACCCTGGAAGTTCAAATCCCAGGAACTCACCGACATGACCACCTTCGTGCGCTACCAGTCGCACGGCATGAAGGTCTCGGTGAAGACCGACGGTCCGATGTCGCCCTGGTTCGAGCGCGGCAAGCAGATCTACTACACGCGCTACGGCCAGCTCGATCTCGCCTGCGAATCCTGCCACGAGCGCAACAACGGCAAGTTCATGCGCGCCGATTTCCTGAGTCAGGGCCAGACCAACGGCTTTCCGACCTATCGGCTGCGTGACCAGCGCCTGGTGCCGCTGCATGAGCGTTTCGAAGGCTGCATGTTCGACGTGCGCGCCGAGCCGTTCAAGCCGCTGTCGGACGAATTTATAGCGCTCGAGCTCTATGTCGCCTGGCGCGGCATCGGACTGCCCGTCGAGACGCCGTCGGTGCGCAATTGA
- the soxB gene encoding thiosulfohydrolase SoxB: MISRREFIQVAAATATLSTGVGSGLTRAVAQQRLTEKELLAFEPLGNVTLVHVTDIHGQLMPLYFREPSTNLGVGEAKGLPPHVTGKEFLARFGIAPGSSAAYALTSEDFEALAKSYGRIGGLDRAATVIKAIRAERGDKVALLDGGDTWQGSWSSLKTRGQDMIDCMALLRPDAMTGHWEFTYGTERVKQAIEGLGFPFLGLNIRDTEWNEAAFDASTMIERGGVKIAVLGQAFPYTPVANPRWMIPNWSFGVREEDVQAQVDKARKDGAQLVVLLSHNGFDVDRKLASRVKGIDVILTGHTHDALPEAVKVGKTLLIASGSSGKFVSRLDLDVRDGEVKAFRYKLIPLFSDVIAADAEMAAKIAEVRKPYAAELSRVLGKTDSLLYRRGNFNGTFDDLICQALVQERDAEIALSPGFRWGTSVLPGQDITFEDVTNATAITYPAVYRMGMTGTRLKEIIEDVADNLFNVDPYYQQGGDMVRIGGLSYAIDVTKPQGSRISDMQMVKSGAPIDPVREYQVAGWASVNEGTEGPPIWEVIANYLAREKTVRLEPNRAVKVTGA, translated from the coding sequence ATGATCTCTCGCCGCGAGTTCATTCAGGTTGCTGCGGCAACGGCGACACTTTCGACCGGTGTCGGCTCCGGCCTGACCCGGGCGGTGGCCCAGCAGCGCCTGACCGAGAAGGAACTACTGGCATTCGAGCCGCTCGGCAATGTCACGCTGGTGCATGTGACCGACATCCACGGCCAGCTCATGCCGCTGTATTTCCGCGAGCCCTCGACCAATCTCGGCGTGGGCGAGGCCAAGGGCCTGCCGCCGCACGTCACCGGCAAAGAGTTTCTCGCGCGCTTCGGCATCGCGCCCGGCTCGTCGGCCGCCTACGCCCTGACCTCCGAGGACTTCGAGGCGCTGGCCAAGAGCTACGGTCGGATCGGCGGCCTCGATCGCGCAGCCACCGTGATCAAGGCCATCCGCGCCGAGCGCGGCGACAAGGTGGCGCTGCTCGACGGGGGCGACACCTGGCAAGGATCGTGGTCGTCGCTGAAGACGCGCGGCCAGGACATGATCGACTGCATGGCGCTGCTCAGGCCCGACGCGATGACCGGACATTGGGAGTTCACTTACGGCACCGAGCGCGTCAAGCAGGCGATCGAGGGCCTCGGCTTCCCGTTCCTCGGCCTCAACATCCGCGACACCGAATGGAACGAGGCGGCGTTCGATGCCTCGACCATGATCGAGCGCGGCGGCGTCAAGATCGCGGTGCTCGGCCAGGCTTTCCCCTATACGCCGGTCGCCAATCCGCGCTGGATGATTCCGAACTGGTCGTTCGGCGTGCGCGAGGAGGACGTGCAGGCGCAGGTCGACAAGGCGCGCAAGGACGGCGCGCAGCTCGTCGTGCTGCTCTCACACAACGGTTTCGACGTCGACCGCAAGCTTGCGAGCCGCGTCAAGGGCATCGACGTCATCCTGACCGGGCACACCCATGATGCACTGCCCGAGGCGGTGAAGGTCGGCAAGACCCTGCTGATCGCGTCGGGCTCGTCCGGGAAGTTCGTGTCGCGGCTCGATCTCGACGTCCGCGACGGCGAGGTCAAGGCGTTCCGTTACAAGCTCATTCCGCTGTTCTCCGATGTGATCGCGGCGGACGCCGAAATGGCCGCGAAGATCGCGGAGGTGCGCAAGCCCTACGCGGCCGAGCTGTCCCGCGTGCTCGGCAAGACGGATTCGCTGCTCTACCGGCGCGGCAATTTCAACGGCACGTTCGACGACCTGATCTGCCAGGCGCTGGTGCAGGAGCGCGATGCCGAGATCGCGCTCTCGCCCGGCTTCCGCTGGGGCACCAGCGTGCTGCCCGGACAGGACATCACCTTCGAGGACGTCACCAACGCGACCGCGATCACCTATCCGGCCGTCTATCGCATGGGCATGACGGGGACGCGGTTGAAGGAGATCATCGAGGACGTCGCCGACAATCTCTTCAACGTCGATCCCTACTATCAGCAGGGCGGCGACATGGTGCGGATCGGCGGGTTGTCCTACGCGATCGACGTCACGAAGCCGCAGGGCAGCCGCATCTCGGACATGCAGATGGTCAAGAGCGGCGCGCCGATCGATCCCGTCAGGGAGTATCAGGTCGCCGGCTGGGCCAGCGTCAACGAAGGAACCGAGGGGCCCCCGATCTGGGAGGTCATCGCCAACTATTTGGCCAGAGAGAAGACGGTGCGCCTCGAACCCAACAGAGCTGTCAAAGTGACCGGAGCGTAA
- the soxC gene encoding sulfite dehydrogenase: MSKIDSPRQSRRSFLAAGAGVAASVLAKPALAGGGNPANQPPNVPEWTKALGEGVAVRPYGKPSKFEKDVIRRDVEWLTASRESSVSFTPLHELEGIITPNGLCFERHHGGIAEIDPADHRLMIHGLVERPLILNLEELKRYPRVNRIHFMECAANSGMEWRGAQLNGCQFTHGMIHCVQYTGVSLRTLLEEAGVKTTGKWLLVEGADAAAMDRSLPIEKALDDCIIAYKMNGEALYPEQGYPMRLVVPGWQGNLWVKWLRRIKVGDQPWHTREETSKYTDLLPSGKARRFTWSMDAKSVITSPSPQAPIKHGKGFTIISGLAWSGNGKVKRVDVSLDGGRNWWPTRLDGPVLDKALTRFYYEFDWNGEPLLLQSRVQDETGYVQPSKAELRKIRGVNSIYHNNGIQTWHVQANGEVENVEVA, from the coding sequence ATGTCGAAGATTGACAGTCCCCGGCAATCCCGACGCAGTTTCCTGGCCGCTGGCGCCGGCGTTGCGGCGTCGGTGCTCGCGAAGCCCGCCCTAGCCGGCGGCGGCAACCCGGCGAACCAGCCGCCGAACGTACCGGAATGGACCAAGGCGCTCGGCGAGGGTGTCGCCGTGCGCCCGTACGGCAAGCCGTCGAAGTTCGAGAAGGACGTCATCCGGCGCGATGTCGAATGGCTGACCGCCTCGCGCGAATCCTCCGTGAGCTTCACGCCCCTGCACGAGCTCGAAGGCATCATCACGCCGAACGGCCTCTGCTTCGAGCGGCATCATGGCGGGATCGCCGAGATCGACCCGGCCGATCATCGCCTTATGATCCATGGGTTGGTGGAGCGACCCCTGATTCTCAATCTGGAGGAACTGAAACGTTATCCGCGCGTCAACCGCATCCACTTCATGGAGTGCGCGGCGAATTCGGGCATGGAGTGGCGCGGCGCGCAGCTCAACGGCTGCCAGTTCACCCACGGCATGATCCACTGCGTGCAGTATACCGGCGTATCGCTACGCACGCTGCTCGAGGAAGCCGGCGTCAAGACAACCGGCAAATGGCTGCTGGTCGAGGGCGCCGATGCGGCTGCGATGGATCGCAGTCTGCCGATCGAGAAGGCGCTGGATGACTGCATCATCGCCTACAAAATGAACGGCGAGGCGCTCTATCCCGAGCAGGGCTATCCGATGCGCCTCGTGGTCCCGGGCTGGCAGGGCAATCTCTGGGTCAAGTGGCTGCGTCGCATCAAGGTCGGCGACCAGCCCTGGCATACCCGCGAGGAGACCTCGAAATACACGGATCTCCTGCCGAGTGGCAAGGCGCGCCGCTTCACCTGGTCGATGGACGCCAAATCGGTGATCACGAGCCCGAGCCCGCAGGCGCCGATCAAGCACGGCAAGGGCTTTACCATCATCTCCGGGCTCGCCTGGAGCGGCAACGGCAAGGTTAAGCGCGTCGACGTGTCGCTCGACGGCGGCCGCAACTGGTGGCCGACGCGGCTCGATGGACCCGTCCTCGACAAGGCGCTGACGCGCTTCTACTACGAATTCGACTGGAACGGCGAGCCGCTGCTGCTGCAATCGCGCGTCCAGGACGAGACCGGTTACGTGCAGCCGAGCAAGGCCGAGTTGCGCAAGATCCGCGGCGTCAACTCCATCTATCACAACAATGGCATCCAGACCTGGCATGTGCAGGCCAATGGTGAGGTCGAGAATGTCGAAGTCGCTTAA
- a CDS encoding c-type cytochrome — protein sequence MSKSLKFAAVALLACALCAPALAQQKADAKSGPRYHIGRAPTADEIRGWDIDVRPDGQGLPEGKGTVAQGEKLFMDNCSSCHGEFGEGNGRWPVLAGGKGSLTSDNPVKTVGSYWPYASTVFDYVRHAMPYGNAESFSVDEYYALVAYVLYLNDVVTDQNFELTNKNLATIKMPNEQGFVMDDRATSEKSFWQKDPCMKDCIAPVKITARAAVIDVTPEDGKDGKPRGVE from the coding sequence ATGTCGAAGTCGCTTAAGTTCGCTGCAGTCGCACTGCTCGCGTGCGCGCTGTGTGCGCCGGCGCTCGCGCAACAGAAGGCGGACGCCAAGAGCGGTCCGCGCTATCACATCGGACGTGCGCCGACCGCGGACGAAATCCGCGGCTGGGATATCGACGTGCGGCCCGACGGCCAGGGCCTGCCGGAGGGCAAGGGCACGGTCGCCCAGGGCGAAAAGCTCTTCATGGACAACTGCTCGAGCTGCCACGGCGAGTTCGGTGAGGGCAACGGCCGCTGGCCAGTGCTGGCCGGCGGCAAGGGCTCGCTGACATCAGACAATCCGGTCAAGACGGTGGGCTCGTACTGGCCCTACGCCTCGACCGTGTTCGACTACGTCCGTCACGCCATGCCTTACGGCAACGCCGAGTCGTTCTCGGTCGACGAATATTATGCGCTGGTCGCCTATGTCCTTTACCTGAACGATGTGGTCACCGACCAGAACTTCGAGCTGACCAACAAGAACCTTGCCACGATCAAGATGCCGAACGAGCAGGGTTTTGTGATGGACGATCGCGCCACCAGCGAGAAATCCTTCTGGCAGAAGGATCCCTGCATGAAGGATTGCATAGCGCCGGTGAAGATCACCGCGCGTGCCGCCGTCATCGATGTCACGCCTGAGGACGGCAAGGACGGGAAGCCGCGGGGCGTGGAATGA